The genomic interval TTCGATAGGACACATAATAGTCAATTTCTGCTAATAAAAATGCCAGagggttatttgtttgttttttggaggggatAGCATCTGCACAGTCTGCCCTCCGtatccatgtatttttttaatccacggattcaaccatccacagcttgaaaatattgaaaaataatataaattcccaaagtaaaccttgattttgccattttatttaagaagacaccatttcactatgtcattgtatttaatgggacttcagcatactcTGATTTTGGTGCAAACCCCGAGGataaaaagggcccactgtaatatgaaCAATAAGAGAGTCAAGATATTGAGTTTTAATCTAAATACAAAAagcatccttaaaaaaaaaaagacagaggaCCCATTCCCATTCGCGCTTTAAAGCAATGTCTGATTCGGCTTTACTCCATGTTGgcaatcgattccaaaaggtccctcgttcACACTATGAAACCAGATCTTTTCCTTACCCCAGTGTAATTGCTTTTTTTGGCACAACTGTTGTCCTCACTAGTAGTGCCACTTCAAAATCCCACGTCAATCGTCTGTGATGTAAGTGGCAGCCCGGCTTGGGAttttgggggttggggggggcaagatttcttcagaggaggtttgcccctcTCTTtgccagaggctgagagagtgtgacccgtCAAAGCTTACCCAGTGGGGAATGACGCAGGAGGATGAAGCCTGGGAACAAggcaggaggatgaagaggaggacagtttttttttttaattgaccgAAGTATTGATACACTGGTTTAGCAACTAgttgcctttgcaagtagttgcaagtAGTTGCGAAATCAATGAATCGAagcttctatcaattttattttatttttaaatgatgtgcctataggtcacaccacaagcacaaaggcagcgctgaggGGGGGTAAATGGTAGATCTGCCAAAAACTGAAGAGGAATagcaaacacccctctgccattagtccctctcctccagaatgatgcaaatcAGATCTGTCGTTCCTACTTGTTCAACACagttcagaatcgattcttctcaaaagaaccgcATAGAAACTAATCTCTGGAaaaaaatggggtgtgtgtgcctTTGCCTCGCTTTATCATGACAGGAATCAATCACATTGTGACAgcaaccagtttcaaatgggaatgaaggTCATTTAAACCGATTGGCAATTTGCTCTGTTTCATAGTGAGAATGCAACCAGATATCATTTTAACTAccccagctcagtgctagggaatcctgggaaaactgtagttttgtgagacatttagccttatctgtcagagagctccagtgccacagcaaactacaataccctcgattccctagtactgagccagggcagttaaagtagtctcaaattggattatttctgcagtgtctttgggACGTTAGTAGCGATGTGTGAAAACAATATATCTACTTGGAAATAATCTCCAAGTATATctgtataaatgttttatttgatggaatttgtatataaaaatacagttttgaaACCAGAAAACAATACATCTGCTTGCCAAAAGTCAATTTCCCAGGATTCAATATTCTCTCTCAGAAGATTCCTTTTATTATACTTCCAGCAGGGCAAATttcttttattcatatactgtatatagtcatgtataagtctagacattttagtcaaaaattgatcccaaaaaaacTGAATCAGGTTTTGGGATAATGCCATTTCTAATGCCAAAATTGTGGCCATGTATCCTTTTGTGTAGGTGTAGGTGTGCATgtattgtgtatcttcaagtcctttccaacctatggcagccctaaggcaagcctatcacagggttttcttggcaagtttcttcagagcgtgtttgctattgccattttctgagggtgagagagcaTTACTTGCCCGGGGccacccagcaggttttcatggTTGATCGGGGGTTCGAAACCTGCTctccataaaaaaaaaacaataagaaaaaaataaaaccaggttaaagcatggcgaacctatggcacgcatgccaaaggtggcactcagagccctctctgtgggcacatgtgccatcgccccagcacacagtttgccagagtttgttactagaaagccagagggacatggcactttgcaataaataagtgggttttgggttgcagtttgggcactcggcctcaaaaaggttcaccatcactggcatataCCATTAAAACAGAGACATGCACCAGCACAACCATTAGCAATATCCTTCACACTGTGaaagatttgttgctgttgtgtgccttcaaatcgtttctgacttatggcaagacgaaggcaaacctatcctggtgttttcttggcaagtttcttcagaggggtttgccattgccatcctctgaggctgagagagtgtggctcacccaaggtcacataatgggttttcatggctgagtagagattcaaaccctggtctccagactactacaccatactggatcTCATTGTGTAAGATAGGCCTTATATAACCTTTCTTCAAATGCCTGTCAAATAGAAAAGTCTATGCTTgcctgtgaaaagaaagtaaggAGGGTGCCAGTCAAGCCTCTCTGGGAAGCGAGTCCCAGAGCCGGGGGCTATCACTGAAAAGGCCTACTATACTAAgcatgctccccccccctttttttttttttaaaggattatgCCCCAGCAAAGATTCTTGGCCTTCAGAAAGATCCGTTTTCTGAATTCACTCATATCTGCAGTGACTATCAGATCTTGCTTCAGCCTGTTGGTCATCAATGTTTCATCTTTGCTTGAGGCCTGCTTGGTTTTTCTCTGGATGGGACTGCATCAAGGCAGAATGAAACAACACTgaaaaaaggtaaaataaatTCCTGTACCGTACAGATCCCCAATTCTCCTATTTAATCCCCTAGGCTGTCGTGACAGCTgatcattaaaacaaaacaaattctatgttctatgcaaatatttcaatGTTATTCTATAGATAAAAAGGAAAACCTTGCAGAACATACTCATTGTGATGAATACATGGAAGACTTCATGTTACCCATAAAGCAGTGTGTATAATGCTTCAGTTACAGATTAATCTTTCGGTGGTTTCCAGTGTTGTAGTATTGTTTAGAAAATACagagtatcctttatccaaaatgcttgggagagTTTCGAAgttagggtcccccccccccccgatttttgaatacaagtagcatagtatatatatttatactgtatttgcaagaTTGGAGAGAAACATGAAGAACTGTAAAatggctggagagagacacaagagatgtgaggctggagacAGACGTGGTTGGAGAGACATGTgagaatctgtgaaatggcaCAAATCCAAGCATAGTCTTTGGTGTGAATCCACAcctctgccatttcacagatccttgcgtCTATCTCCAGCTGCacttctccagcctcacaaataaaAAGGCATATAGTATTATACTACTTgtgtgttccaaaatccaaagtattccAAAGTATTCCTTGAAGTGTCATGTCAGTGCTCAAAAAGTTGCAGATTTTGGAGGGTTTCAGATTTCGggaagggatactcaacctgtatataaaaTAGTGCAAATTGCAAAACATTTAGTAAGCCTTGTTGATTTAAACAATTAATTTATACTGAACCATTCTGCCTCAGCACAGAAAATAGTGCttagagaaaagaaaatcatATAAGGACTTCCAGCATATACATGTCACTGAAAACTAATTTTGCAGTTCTTAGAGGGCTAGCCATATTAATCCGATGCAGCAAAACCAACAAATTTTGTGTCATCATTTGCATCAGGGTTGGATTGATCTAAATCAGATTtatttaaattgtgattaaaatAGGTTTTCTGAAGGACTCAattgtaattatttaaataattagtGAATAAGATTAGAAGTGAATTACTAATATAATCTTACATTAAGAAGTATATAACACTCATCTTTACATCCATCCAGAAATATTCAGAGATGCAGACATCATTAGAAGGTACACATATACTAAGCAATTACTCTGAAATAATTTCAGATTAATATCCAGTTCCTCCATAAACAGGATTGCTTGCATTTATATTTAGACAACCCTCCCTTCCTTATTCATATCTACCTCATATCCCTAAATTCTCATGTTCACTGACATTCTCTATCTTTGCTCTTAGGAAGAGCCAAGGCCTAGAAAGAACATAAAAGCAGGAAGATGCACTTCATATGTACCAGCTGCAGAACAGGATTTATCAAATTATCCCCTATCTGTATAATATTAACATATTAATAGACTATCATTAGAAGTTGCATCATATACATGATAATATTTTTGACCTAGGTTCTTCTTTTATTACTTGAGTTAAGAAAAATTTCAGATCTgtctaaatcatttttaaaatttaatttaaggtttaaaaatccatatcaaatttgcaaaaatctcattttaaaatcattatcgACCCCAATTTGtatgagataagatttgtcttgCATTTGCCTTATCTTAAAGTATACATGCAAATACGCTTCGGAGCCTACATAATGTATATGGTTGCAGAATTCAAATGACTTGATTGAATTAAGGCTTCGTTTTCTCTGCTGTTTCCAGAAATGCTGAAAATATTATGTTTCCAGTTTCACTGCATGTAAGATCTGTTTACTGTACAGCTGATGGAAAAAGAGAAACCAAAATTCATTAGCTCCAAGTCTTGTTTCTGATACTAAAGTTGCATTGTTATCAGGGCTCATTAGAACCTACGTCTCTTCAGACATCCTTTACAATACCGCTGAAATGTCTTGTTCCCCATTAGAATGTGAATATGCAGAAGTAGAACGATACAAAGACTCTCTAGACAAAACCGAGCAATGTTTTGACAGAGGGAGAGCAACGTGCTTTCGGAAAAACATGCATGTATATTTTCGAAACTTCTCACCAGCAAAAGCATAGATCACAGGGTTAATGCAACAATGGGCCATGGCTAATGTTTCTGTCGCTTGTACTGCTATTGCCAAATTGCTAATGTCCTCACAGCTGTCAAGGTGAAATGATGACTGGAATGTCTGGAGCAGAAGAACAATGTTGTATGGAGCCCAGAAGAGAAAGTAAACAATCATGATGATAAAAATAAGCCTGACAGCTTTGGTTTTTTTATCATTTCTGCATCTCATCAGGGTTCGTATGATTTGGACATAGCAGAAGGTCATCACCATCATGGGAAAGATCAGGCCTATGAAGTTTATTTTCAATGTCAGAAACTGATTCCATCTGATTTGTGTTTCAGATGAAAAATGAGGAGTGCATGCGAAGcggttgttttctttttgtaaccGGTTAAAGACCATCCCTGGTACGGAGGCTAAAATTGCCAAACACCATGTGACAACACTCGTGAGGATGCCATAGACCACTGTCCTGGCTTTTAATGCAAACACTGCATGGACTATTGCTAGGTATCGGTCGATGGTCAACAGAATGATGAAAAAGCTTCCACTGTAGAAGCCTGCAAGATAGACTCCAGAGAGGATTTTGCACAACTCATTTCCGAATATCCACTCATCTGCTGCATAATAGGCCCAAAATGGGAGCGAGACAATAAAAAGCAAATCAGAGATGGCCAGATTGAGCAAGTAGATGTCAGTCATGCTCTTGAGTTTCTTGTATGTGACGAAGATCAGCACAACCAGTGCATTTCCCAGCAGGCCAAATATGAGCACCAGAGAGTAAAGTGATGGCAGGAAATGGAAGGCAAATGCCTGGACAGCAACAGTTTGGCATGGTGTTGCATCATAGTCAATGTATGTGGTGAGCATTTCAGAGTCT from Sceloporus undulatus isolate JIND9_A2432 ecotype Alabama chromosome 6, SceUnd_v1.1, whole genome shotgun sequence carries:
- the LOC121935152 gene encoding C-C chemokine receptor type 5-like isoform X1; the protein is MERAEVTTNYDTVTTEFDYVIGDNMDTTTNTTDSEMLTTYIDYDATPCQTVAVQAFAFHFLPSLYSLVLIFGLLGNALVVLIFVTYKKLKSMTDIYLLNLAISDLLFIVSLPFWAYYAADEWIFGNELCKILSGVYLAGFYSGSFFIILLTIDRYLAIVHAVFALKARTVVYGILTSVVTWCLAILASVPGMVFNRLQKENNRFACTPHFSSETQIRWNQFLTLKINFIGLIFPMMVMTFCYVQIIRTLMRCRNDKKTKAVRLIFIIMIVYFLFWAPYNIVLLLQTFQSSFHLDSCEDISNLAIAVQATETLAMAHCCINPVIYAFAGEKFRKYTCMFFRKHVALPLSKHCSVLSRESLYRSTSAYSHSNGEQDISAVL
- the LOC121935152 gene encoding C-C chemokine receptor type 5-like isoform X3 yields the protein MDTTTNTTDSEMLTTYIDYDATPCQTVAVQAFAFHFLPSLYSLVLIFGLLGNALVVLIFVTYKKLKSMTDIYLLNLAISDLLFIVSLPFWAYYAADEWIFGNELCKILSGVYLAGFYSGSFFIILLTIDRYLAIVHAVFALKARTVVYGILTSVVTWCLAILASVPGMVFNRLQKENNRFACTPHFSSETQIRWNQFLTLKINFIGLIFPMMVMTFCYVQIIRTLMRCRNDKKTKAVRLIFIIMIVYFLFWAPYNIVLLLQTFQSSFHLDSCEDISNLAIAVQATETLAMAHCCINPVIYAFAGEKFRKYTCMFFRKHVALPLSKHCSVLSRESLYRSTSAYSHSNGEQDISAVL